Genomic DNA from Sulfitobacter mediterraneus:
GCACCGCAGCCCTTTCGCCCGGGGAACACCGTGTAAGATCTAAGCGATTCTCTTGGCTTGAGCCGTACCGAGGTTGGCCACCTCAAACACCCCTTCCCAAAGGTGGCGCCCTGTGCAGCGCGCGAAAGCCGTTGAAGGCGCTGTGAGGACGTCTACTGTCGCCAACATGATGAACCGGGATCACATGCGCGCCTTCTTTCGGCGCGCCGCGGCGCTTGCCGCCTTTGTCGCGCTGCTCTGGGCGGTCCAGGTCGTCAATTGGATCGTCGGCTACGGTTTGAACCCAGCCTTCGGCCTGATCCCCAGGCAGCCCGGTGGTTTGGATGGCGTCATCGCAATGCCGCTGCTGCACGGAAGCTTCGCGCATCTTATGGCCAATACGCCGCCGATCCTGGTGATGGGTGGGCTGCTGATGGCCACGACCACGAGGGCCTTGCTGCCTGTGAACGCCGTGGTGATCGGCCTCGGCGGTGGTCTCGTCTGGCTGTTCGGAAGCTCCGCCATCCATATCGGTGCGTCAGGGCTCGTCTTCGGCTGGTTCGGCTTCCTCGTCGCGCGCGGCTTCGTGGATCGCTCATTGACCACGCTGGGCGCGGCACTGGTAGTCGGTGTCCTCTATGGCTCCATTATCTGGGGCGTTCTTCCGGGCCAACCTGGCGTTTCGTGGGAGGCTCATCTCTTCGGCGCTATCGCGGGCGCGGTCGCTGCAGTCCTTGTCCGGACGCATGTCCATGCGCCGCGCCTCGGTGACGTCGATCTGGAATGAAACAGTACAATCGGCCCAAAGCCGACCTTTAATACCGGATCAACATGCTGCGGTGCGGCCCGTCGAAGCGGACCTTCGTGTTTGGCGGAGGATGTCTGGACGTCCAGATGACTGCTTCGCGGACATTGCGGACCTGCTCGTTAGCAGCGAATGCACGTGCAGAAAGTCCAAATCGAAGTTCGCATCTGCAGCACCGAGAGTTCGGCAGCATCGCAGATTTCCCCATTCCGGTAATTCAGAAACAATGCGAAACATCAGCCACAAGCGCGATTGCCGCGCGAGCGGCTTCGTCCTTGAGCCTGATCCGGTCTCTGATCAAGGCAAGGGAGTGTTGCGCTGAGCGTGGCGGTCGTTCAGAAATCTGAAAATGCTGATCAATAGCATCACTGTTGGATCAGAAGATATGCGCAAGTGTCCACGTCAAACCCGACAATCCGATATCCCGCCTTAAAAGCTGTGGTCAACTCTTCGCGCACGCGCAGGCGTTCGGATATGGCTTTGTCCATGTCATGTGACAGCAAGCCTGCGAAATCAGCGGGGATTGTGATCTTCAGACTGCCTTCGGGCACATGAGGCTGCGCCACCGAAGGGTCAAGCCGCTGCACGACTTCAGGTGCGTTCAGATGCCATTCAGCAACGAGGCGGTCGGAGGGGACACCGGCATTGATGCCCTCCATCTCGCCATAATAATCTTCGTGGTAGATTCCCGCGGTCGCGCCAAGCCTTGCTATGTTGAGGCTTGCGTTGATGCGGCGCAGTGGATCATAGGTCCAGCGCACCACGTTTATGCCGCGCTGAAGGCACCAGTCGCGCTGATACCATTTCAGCTTTGCCCCCAACCCCATGCCTCGGCTGTCGGGATGCACGGCCAGCCTGTGCGAGTGTTGTGCGTCGGGTTGGCTTGTTGGGAAGCCAAACAGAAAACCCAGCATGCGCCCGTCTTTGAATGCGCCTGCAACAAGCCCCCCTTCATGCTGGATCGCCAGCATGATGTCTGAATTGTCGGACGGGTCATCCTCGCCCCAAACCTCTTTCTGAAAGCGCTCGGACCGTTTGAGTTCTGTGACCGAGTTCAGCTCGCGTATTGTGATGCCTGACTGTTCCACCTTCATGCGCCGATCTCCTCGACATGATCGGAGACGGTTTTCAGAAACCCTTGGTCGAGCGTGACGCCGATGCCGGGGCCGTTCGTGGGCACGGGCATTTCGCCGTTCGTGGCTTCGAGCGGTTCATTGATGATGTCGCGCTTGAAGTAGCGGCTGGCGCTGGAGGTGTCGCCGGGTTTGGTGAAGTTCGCGAGCGTCGCCAGATGGATGTTGTGCGCCCGCCCGATGCCGCTTTCCAGCATCCCGCCGCACCAGACCGGCGCATCAAAGGCGGCACAGGTGTCATGGATGGCACGGGCCGAGGCAAACCCGCCCACGCGTCCGACCTTGATGTTGATGACCCGCGCCGCACCGAGTTCGAGCGCGATGCGGGCGTCCTTGGCGCTGCGGATGCTCTCGTCAAGGCAGATCGCGGTCTTCAGCGCCGCCTGCACCTTCGCGTGGTCGTGGATGTCGTCATAGGCCAGCGGCTGCTCGATATAGTCGAGGCGGAAGTCGTCGAGCGCCTGCAACACCGGCAAGTCGGCCATCCCGTAGTCGGTATTGGCGTCCACGGTCAGCTTGATGTCGGGGTGGCGCGCCCGCACCGCTTCGACGATCTTGACGTCATGGCCCTGCGCGATCTTGAGCTTGGTGCGCTTGTAGCCATTCGCGACCGCCTCATCGACGCGTTCCAGCGTCTTCTCGACCGGCGCGATGCCAAGGCTGACGCCCACATCGACGCTGTCGCCGACGCCGCCAAGCGCGGCCTTCAGCGGGATGTTCAGGCTTTTGGCCCAGAGATCCCAGAATGCCATCTCGACCACCGCCTTGGCCATTCGGTTGCCGCGCCACGGGGCGAGGATCGGCTGAAGCTCATAAGGCGAGGCAAAGCGTTTGCCGACGATCTGCGGCAGCAGCACGTCGCGCAGGAAGGCCATCGCGCCGGGGATGGTTTCCTCAAGATAGTCCGGGGCCGGGTCCATCACCGCTTCGCCGATGCCCTCCAGCCCTTCGCCCTTCAGCACCAAAAGCGGAAAGGTCTTGGCCGTCATCGTGCCAGTCGAGATCACGAAGGGCGTCAGAAGTGGCAGGCTGACGATGCGAAGCTCGGCGGATTCGATCAGGATGCCTTGGTGCATCGCCCCGGCGGGCGGCGTTTCGGGTTTTTCCAGCATTTCGACAACTTCCTAGATTTTGGTGGATCACATGACCTTGGCGATGAACCGCTCGAACACCTCGGTCCTGGGGTTGGTGAACATCTCTTCGGGCGGGCCCTGTTCGGCGATGCGGCCTTCGTGCAGGAAGACGACTTCGGAGGAGACCTCGCGGGCAAAACCCATCTCGTGTGTCACGACGATCATCGTCCGACCTTCGGCGGCAAGATCCTGCATCACCTTCAGAACCTCGCCCACCAGTTCCGGGTCAAGCGCCGATGTTGGCTCGTCAAACAGGATTGCGTCGGGCTCCATCGCCAGTGCCCGGGCGATGGCCACACGCTGCTGCTGGCCGCCGGAAAGCTGCGATGGATACATGCCCATGCGCTCTTCCAGCCCGACACGCTTCAAAAGCGCCTCGGCCTTGTCGCGGGCTTCTGCCTTCGGTTGACGTTTGACCTGGACAGGGCCCTCCATCACGTTTTCCAGCACGGTGCGGTGGGTCCAGAGGTTGAACTGCTGGAAGACCATGCCAAGCCGGGCGCGGATTTCCTCGATATGGCGCACGTTCTGGGGCTTGCCATTCCGCACCAGGATTTCGTTGCCATGGACGGTCACCTTGCCCGATGTCGGTGTTTCAAGGAAGTTGAGACAGCGCAGGAAGGTCGACTTGCCGGACCCCGACGAGCCCAGGATCGAGATCACGTCGTGTTTCCGCGCTTCAAGCGAGATGCCCTTCAGGACTTCGACACTGCCGAACGACTTGTGGATGCCTTCGGCCTTCAAGATGATTTCCGTCTGGCTCATGCCTGGGGTTCCTTTGCGGGCTGTGCAGCGACGCGCGGTTTGTGATGGGCTTCGATGTGCCGGCTAAGGCGGCGTTCGGCCTGCCGCCAGATCAGGACGAAGATCGCGGTAATGCAGAGATAGATCAGGGCAGCCCACAGGTAGGTCGAGAAATCGAAGGTGCGCGAAAAGATCTGGCGTGTTCGGCCCATGATGTCGAAAACGGTGACGACGCTTGCCAGCGCGCTGGCTTTCATCAACAGGATCACCTCGTTGCCGAGCGCAGGCCACGCGATACGATAGGCGTGCGGGAAGACAACGCGGCGGAGCGTCTTGAAACGAGTCATGCCGATGGCTTTGGCGGCCTCGATTTCACCTTGTGGCACACCCATGATGCCGCCGCGCAGGATCTCGGTCTGATAGGCGGTGGAGTTGAGCGCAAAAGCCAGCAGCGCACAGTTGAACGGGTCGCGGAAGAAGGTCCACAGCCCCCAGTCCTG
This window encodes:
- a CDS encoding ABC transporter ATP-binding protein, encoding MSQTEIILKAEGIHKSFGSVEVLKGISLEARKHDVISILGSSGSGKSTFLRCLNFLETPTSGKVTVHGNEILVRNGKPQNVRHIEEIRARLGMVFQQFNLWTHRTVLENVMEGPVQVKRQPKAEARDKAEALLKRVGLEERMGMYPSQLSGGQQQRVAIARALAMEPDAILFDEPTSALDPELVGEVLKVMQDLAAEGRTMIVVTHEMGFAREVSSEVVFLHEGRIAEQGPPEEMFTNPRTEVFERFIAKVM
- a CDS encoding rhomboid family intramembrane serine protease, whose amino-acid sequence is MRAFFRRAAALAAFVALLWAVQVVNWIVGYGLNPAFGLIPRQPGGLDGVIAMPLLHGSFAHLMANTPPILVMGGLLMATTTRALLPVNAVVIGLGGGLVWLFGSSAIHIGASGLVFGWFGFLVARGFVDRSLTTLGAALVVGVLYGSIIWGVLPGQPGVSWEAHLFGAIAGAVAAVLVRTHVHAPRLGDVDLE
- a CDS encoding GNAT family N-acetyltransferase, producing MKVEQSGITIRELNSVTELKRSERFQKEVWGEDDPSDNSDIMLAIQHEGGLVAGAFKDGRMLGFLFGFPTSQPDAQHSHRLAVHPDSRGMGLGAKLKWYQRDWCLQRGINVVRWTYDPLRRINASLNIARLGATAGIYHEDYYGEMEGINAGVPSDRLVAEWHLNAPEVVQRLDPSVAQPHVPEGSLKITIPADFAGLLSHDMDKAISERLRVREELTTAFKAGYRIVGFDVDTCAYLLIQQ
- the menC gene encoding o-succinylbenzoate synthase; the protein is MLEKPETPPAGAMHQGILIESAELRIVSLPLLTPFVISTGTMTAKTFPLLVLKGEGLEGIGEAVMDPAPDYLEETIPGAMAFLRDVLLPQIVGKRFASPYELQPILAPWRGNRMAKAVVEMAFWDLWAKSLNIPLKAALGGVGDSVDVGVSLGIAPVEKTLERVDEAVANGYKRTKLKIAQGHDVKIVEAVRARHPDIKLTVDANTDYGMADLPVLQALDDFRLDYIEQPLAYDDIHDHAKVQAALKTAICLDESIRSAKDARIALELGAARVINIKVGRVGGFASARAIHDTCAAFDAPVWCGGMLESGIGRAHNIHLATLANFTKPGDTSSASRYFKRDIINEPLEATNGEMPVPTNGPGIGVTLDQGFLKTVSDHVEEIGA
- a CDS encoding ABC transporter permease, giving the protein MNPIEIIAQYWPRLLDGTLMTIKLTFLGALIAALVSPGFALIRTHAAPLAQAPLRLYISFMRGTPILAQLFLIFYGSGQFRPILQDWGLWTFFRDPFNCALLAFALNSTAYQTEILRGGIMGVPQGEIEAAKAIGMTRFKTLRRVVFPHAYRIAWPALGNEVILLMKASALASVVTVFDIMGRTRQIFSRTFDFSTYLWAALIYLCITAIFVLIWRQAERRLSRHIEAHHKPRVAAQPAKEPQA